The proteins below are encoded in one region of Anguilla anguilla isolate fAngAng1 chromosome 3, fAngAng1.pri, whole genome shotgun sequence:
- the LOC118223348 gene encoding hepatitis A virus cellular receptor 1 homolog isoform X3, protein MCTCGCVFEHFTMSALYGHIFLTGLLFYLFPVGECTRVVYGYLGHSVTLPCRYDAGYYGGLHMCWGRGYIPNSGCNNEIISTDGNKVTGRKLDRYNLLGRMKAGDVSLTIRNTVGSDAGIYGCRVHIPGWFNDQKDTVHLILTTAPTTTQTPGTTERETTPSTTTAPTTTQPPGTTERETTPSTTTAPTTTQTPGTTERETTPSTTTAPVTTTQIPATTNQERTSSPTQGPVITTEGPLSSPLPTGAKTTRTTQNTPVPSDWPTDAEAIGKLATDTSTQGQSTPVTTEATPLSYWLTNPGTKQKGTDNIHAQGDWEHLTARPTLGQTSESSIPLAEKAQMLRPHLLWILVPALPLVAVLVTAIVFRMRQQHKTGYFHVGSTGEVRGCTTPDPTLELETRKPEMKDMVTLQEGENAERCP, encoded by the exons atgtgtacTTGTGGGTGCGTCTTTGAGCACTTCACCATGAGCGCACTCTATGGGCACATCTTCCTGACTGGACTCCTGTTCTACCTGTTCCCAG TCGGCGAATGCACGCGCGTAGTTTACGGATATTTGGGACACAGCGTGACCCTCCCTTGCAGATACGACGCAGGTTACTACGGCGGGCTGCACAtgtgctgggggcggggctacatcCCTAACAGCGGCTGTAACAATGAAATTATTTCTACCGACGGCAACAAAGTGACCGGGAGGAAATTGGACAGATACAATTTACTGGGGCGCATGAAGGCCGGAGACGTGTCTCTGACCATCAGGAACACCGTAGGAAGCGACGCGGGCATCTACGGCTGCCGCGTGCATATCCCGGGATGGTTCAACGACCAGAAGGACACGGTCCACCTGATCCTGACCACCG CACCTACTACAACACAAACACCTGggactacagagagagagaccactcCAAGTACAACTACAG CACCTACTACAACACAACCACCTGggactacagagagagagaccactcCAAGTACAACTACAG CACCTACCACAACTCAAACACCTGggactacagagagagagaccactcCAAGTACAACTACAG CACCTGTTACGACGACGCAGATACCTGCCACTACTAATCAGGAGAGGACAAGCAGTCCAACGCAAG GGCCTGTTATAACGACAGAAGGACCTCTTTCATCTCCCCTTCCTACTGGCGCCAAAACTACACGGACCACACAAA ACACGCCTGTTCCTTCCGATTGGCCCACTGACGCAGAGGCTATAGGCAAACTGGCCACTGATACTTCCACACAAG GACAGAGTACTCCTGTGACGACAGAGGCAACTCCATTATCCTATTGGCTGACTAACCCTGGGACCAAACAGAAAGGGACTGATAACATTCATGCACAAG GTGACTGGGAGCATTTGACAGCGAGGCCTACTTTGGGACAGACATCTGAGAGCTCCATCCCATTGGCTGAGAAG GCACAGATGCTCAGGCCCCATCTGCTTTGGATTTTGGTTCCGGCCCTACCCTTGGTCGCTGTACTGGTGACTGCAATCGTTTTCCGAATGC GACAGCAGCATAAAACAGGCTATTTTCACGT AGGAAGCACAGGCGAGGTAAGAGGCTGcacgacccctgaccccaccctgGAGCTGGAAACCAGGAAGCCGGAGATGAAGGACATGGTCACCCTGCAGGAAGGAGAGAACGCTGAAAGATGCCCTTGA
- the LOC118223348 gene encoding T-cell immunoglobulin and mucin domain-containing protein 4-like isoform X5 has product MCTCGCVFEHFTMSALYGHIFLTGLLFYLFPVGECTRVVYGYLGHSVTLPCRYDAGYYGGLHMCWGRGYIPNSGCNNEIISTDGNKVTGRKLDRYNLLGRMKAGDVSLTIRNTVGSDAGIYGCRVHIPGWFNDQKDTVHLILTTAPTTTQPPGTTERETTPSTTTAPTTTQTPGTTERETTPSTTTAPVTTTQIPATTNQERTSSPTQGPVITTEGPLSSPLPTGAKTTRTTQNTPVPSDWPTDAEAIGKLATDTSTQVLSHAGQSTPVTTEATPLSYWLTNPGTKQKGTDNIHAQGDWEHLTARPTLGQTSESSIPLAEKAQMLRPHLLWILVPALPLVAVLVTAIVFRMRQQHKTGYFHVGSTGEVRGCTTPDPTLELETRKPEMKDMVTLQEGENAERCP; this is encoded by the exons atgtgtacTTGTGGGTGCGTCTTTGAGCACTTCACCATGAGCGCACTCTATGGGCACATCTTCCTGACTGGACTCCTGTTCTACCTGTTCCCAG TCGGCGAATGCACGCGCGTAGTTTACGGATATTTGGGACACAGCGTGACCCTCCCTTGCAGATACGACGCAGGTTACTACGGCGGGCTGCACAtgtgctgggggcggggctacatcCCTAACAGCGGCTGTAACAATGAAATTATTTCTACCGACGGCAACAAAGTGACCGGGAGGAAATTGGACAGATACAATTTACTGGGGCGCATGAAGGCCGGAGACGTGTCTCTGACCATCAGGAACACCGTAGGAAGCGACGCGGGCATCTACGGCTGCCGCGTGCATATCCCGGGATGGTTCAACGACCAGAAGGACACGGTCCACCTGATCCTGACCACCG CACCTACTACAACACAACCACCTGggactacagagagagagaccactcCAAGTACAACTACAG CACCTACCACAACTCAAACACCTGggactacagagagagagaccactcCAAGTACAACTACAG CACCTGTTACGACGACGCAGATACCTGCCACTACTAATCAGGAGAGGACAAGCAGTCCAACGCAAG GGCCTGTTATAACGACAGAAGGACCTCTTTCATCTCCCCTTCCTACTGGCGCCAAAACTACACGGACCACACAAA ACACGCCTGTTCCTTCCGATTGGCCCACTGACGCAGAGGCTATAGGCAAACTGGCCACTGATACTTCCACACAAG TTCTGTCACATGCAGGACAGAGTACTCCTGTGACGACAGAGGCAACTCCATTATCCTATTGGCTGACTAACCCTGGGACCAAACAGAAAGGGACTGATAACATTCATGCACAAG GTGACTGGGAGCATTTGACAGCGAGGCCTACTTTGGGACAGACATCTGAGAGCTCCATCCCATTGGCTGAGAAG GCACAGATGCTCAGGCCCCATCTGCTTTGGATTTTGGTTCCGGCCCTACCCTTGGTCGCTGTACTGGTGACTGCAATCGTTTTCCGAATGC GACAGCAGCATAAAACAGGCTATTTTCACGT AGGAAGCACAGGCGAGGTAAGAGGCTGcacgacccctgaccccaccctgGAGCTGGAAACCAGGAAGCCGGAGATGAAGGACATGGTCACCCTGCAGGAAGGAGAGAACGCTGAAAGATGCCCTTGA
- the LOC118223348 gene encoding hepatitis A virus cellular receptor 1 homolog isoform X2 — MCTCGCVFEHFTMSALYGHIFLTGLLFYLFPVGECTRVVYGYLGHSVTLPCRYDAGYYGGLHMCWGRGYIPNSGCNNEIISTDGNKVTGRKLDRYNLLGRMKAGDVSLTIRNTVGSDAGIYGCRVHIPGWFNDQKDTVHLILTTAPTTTQTPGTTERETTPSTTTAPTTTQPPGTTERETTPSTTTAPTTTQTPGTTERETTPSTTTAPVTTTQIPATTNQERTSSPTQGPVITTEGPLSSPLPTGAKTTRTTQNTPVPSDWPTDAEAIGKLATDTSTQVLSHAGQSTPVTTEATPLSYWLTNPGTKQKGTDNIHAQGDWEHLTARPTLGQTSESSIPLAEKMLRPHLLWILVPALPLVAVLVTAIVFRMRQQHKTGYFHVGSTGEVRGCTTPDPTLELETRKPEMKDMVTLQEGENAERCP, encoded by the exons atgtgtacTTGTGGGTGCGTCTTTGAGCACTTCACCATGAGCGCACTCTATGGGCACATCTTCCTGACTGGACTCCTGTTCTACCTGTTCCCAG TCGGCGAATGCACGCGCGTAGTTTACGGATATTTGGGACACAGCGTGACCCTCCCTTGCAGATACGACGCAGGTTACTACGGCGGGCTGCACAtgtgctgggggcggggctacatcCCTAACAGCGGCTGTAACAATGAAATTATTTCTACCGACGGCAACAAAGTGACCGGGAGGAAATTGGACAGATACAATTTACTGGGGCGCATGAAGGCCGGAGACGTGTCTCTGACCATCAGGAACACCGTAGGAAGCGACGCGGGCATCTACGGCTGCCGCGTGCATATCCCGGGATGGTTCAACGACCAGAAGGACACGGTCCACCTGATCCTGACCACCG CACCTACTACAACACAAACACCTGggactacagagagagagaccactcCAAGTACAACTACAG CACCTACTACAACACAACCACCTGggactacagagagagagaccactcCAAGTACAACTACAG CACCTACCACAACTCAAACACCTGggactacagagagagagaccactcCAAGTACAACTACAG CACCTGTTACGACGACGCAGATACCTGCCACTACTAATCAGGAGAGGACAAGCAGTCCAACGCAAG GGCCTGTTATAACGACAGAAGGACCTCTTTCATCTCCCCTTCCTACTGGCGCCAAAACTACACGGACCACACAAA ACACGCCTGTTCCTTCCGATTGGCCCACTGACGCAGAGGCTATAGGCAAACTGGCCACTGATACTTCCACACAAG TTCTGTCACATGCAGGACAGAGTACTCCTGTGACGACAGAGGCAACTCCATTATCCTATTGGCTGACTAACCCTGGGACCAAACAGAAAGGGACTGATAACATTCATGCACAAG GTGACTGGGAGCATTTGACAGCGAGGCCTACTTTGGGACAGACATCTGAGAGCTCCATCCCATTGGCTGAGAAG ATGCTCAGGCCCCATCTGCTTTGGATTTTGGTTCCGGCCCTACCCTTGGTCGCTGTACTGGTGACTGCAATCGTTTTCCGAATGC GACAGCAGCATAAAACAGGCTATTTTCACGT AGGAAGCACAGGCGAGGTAAGAGGCTGcacgacccctgaccccaccctgGAGCTGGAAACCAGGAAGCCGGAGATGAAGGACATGGTCACCCTGCAGGAAGGAGAGAACGCTGAAAGATGCCCTTGA
- the LOC118223348 gene encoding hepatitis A virus cellular receptor 1 homolog isoform X1, with amino-acid sequence MCTCGCVFEHFTMSALYGHIFLTGLLFYLFPVGECTRVVYGYLGHSVTLPCRYDAGYYGGLHMCWGRGYIPNSGCNNEIISTDGNKVTGRKLDRYNLLGRMKAGDVSLTIRNTVGSDAGIYGCRVHIPGWFNDQKDTVHLILTTAPTTTQTPGTTERETTPSTTTAPTTTQPPGTTERETTPSTTTAPTTTQTPGTTERETTPSTTTAPVTTTQIPATTNQERTSSPTQGPVITTEGPLSSPLPTGAKTTRTTQNTPVPSDWPTDAEAIGKLATDTSTQVLSHAGQSTPVTTEATPLSYWLTNPGTKQKGTDNIHAQGDWEHLTARPTLGQTSESSIPLAEKAQMLRPHLLWILVPALPLVAVLVTAIVFRMRQQHKTGYFHVGSTGEVRGCTTPDPTLELETRKPEMKDMVTLQEGENAERCP; translated from the exons atgtgtacTTGTGGGTGCGTCTTTGAGCACTTCACCATGAGCGCACTCTATGGGCACATCTTCCTGACTGGACTCCTGTTCTACCTGTTCCCAG TCGGCGAATGCACGCGCGTAGTTTACGGATATTTGGGACACAGCGTGACCCTCCCTTGCAGATACGACGCAGGTTACTACGGCGGGCTGCACAtgtgctgggggcggggctacatcCCTAACAGCGGCTGTAACAATGAAATTATTTCTACCGACGGCAACAAAGTGACCGGGAGGAAATTGGACAGATACAATTTACTGGGGCGCATGAAGGCCGGAGACGTGTCTCTGACCATCAGGAACACCGTAGGAAGCGACGCGGGCATCTACGGCTGCCGCGTGCATATCCCGGGATGGTTCAACGACCAGAAGGACACGGTCCACCTGATCCTGACCACCG CACCTACTACAACACAAACACCTGggactacagagagagagaccactcCAAGTACAACTACAG CACCTACTACAACACAACCACCTGggactacagagagagagaccactcCAAGTACAACTACAG CACCTACCACAACTCAAACACCTGggactacagagagagagaccactcCAAGTACAACTACAG CACCTGTTACGACGACGCAGATACCTGCCACTACTAATCAGGAGAGGACAAGCAGTCCAACGCAAG GGCCTGTTATAACGACAGAAGGACCTCTTTCATCTCCCCTTCCTACTGGCGCCAAAACTACACGGACCACACAAA ACACGCCTGTTCCTTCCGATTGGCCCACTGACGCAGAGGCTATAGGCAAACTGGCCACTGATACTTCCACACAAG TTCTGTCACATGCAGGACAGAGTACTCCTGTGACGACAGAGGCAACTCCATTATCCTATTGGCTGACTAACCCTGGGACCAAACAGAAAGGGACTGATAACATTCATGCACAAG GTGACTGGGAGCATTTGACAGCGAGGCCTACTTTGGGACAGACATCTGAGAGCTCCATCCCATTGGCTGAGAAG GCACAGATGCTCAGGCCCCATCTGCTTTGGATTTTGGTTCCGGCCCTACCCTTGGTCGCTGTACTGGTGACTGCAATCGTTTTCCGAATGC GACAGCAGCATAAAACAGGCTATTTTCACGT AGGAAGCACAGGCGAGGTAAGAGGCTGcacgacccctgaccccaccctgGAGCTGGAAACCAGGAAGCCGGAGATGAAGGACATGGTCACCCTGCAGGAAGGAGAGAACGCTGAAAGATGCCCTTGA
- the LOC118223348 gene encoding hepatitis A virus cellular receptor 1 homolog isoform X7, whose protein sequence is MCTCGCVFEHFTMSALYGHIFLTGLLFYLFPVGECTRVVYGYLGHSVTLPCRYDAGYYGGLHMCWGRGYIPNSGCNNEIISTDGNKVTGRKLDRYNLLGRMKAGDVSLTIRNTVGSDAGIYGCRVHIPGWFNDQKDTVHLILTTAPTTTQTPGTTERETTPSTTTAPVTTTQIPATTNQERTSSPTQGPVITTEGPLSSPLPTGAKTTRTTQNTPVPSDWPTDAEAIGKLATDTSTQVLSHAGQSTPVTTEATPLSYWLTNPGTKQKGTDNIHAQGDWEHLTARPTLGQTSESSIPLAEKAQMLRPHLLWILVPALPLVAVLVTAIVFRMRQQHKTGYFHVGSTGEVRGCTTPDPTLELETRKPEMKDMVTLQEGENAERCP, encoded by the exons atgtgtacTTGTGGGTGCGTCTTTGAGCACTTCACCATGAGCGCACTCTATGGGCACATCTTCCTGACTGGACTCCTGTTCTACCTGTTCCCAG TCGGCGAATGCACGCGCGTAGTTTACGGATATTTGGGACACAGCGTGACCCTCCCTTGCAGATACGACGCAGGTTACTACGGCGGGCTGCACAtgtgctgggggcggggctacatcCCTAACAGCGGCTGTAACAATGAAATTATTTCTACCGACGGCAACAAAGTGACCGGGAGGAAATTGGACAGATACAATTTACTGGGGCGCATGAAGGCCGGAGACGTGTCTCTGACCATCAGGAACACCGTAGGAAGCGACGCGGGCATCTACGGCTGCCGCGTGCATATCCCGGGATGGTTCAACGACCAGAAGGACACGGTCCACCTGATCCTGACCACCG CACCTACCACAACTCAAACACCTGggactacagagagagagaccactcCAAGTACAACTACAG CACCTGTTACGACGACGCAGATACCTGCCACTACTAATCAGGAGAGGACAAGCAGTCCAACGCAAG GGCCTGTTATAACGACAGAAGGACCTCTTTCATCTCCCCTTCCTACTGGCGCCAAAACTACACGGACCACACAAA ACACGCCTGTTCCTTCCGATTGGCCCACTGACGCAGAGGCTATAGGCAAACTGGCCACTGATACTTCCACACAAG TTCTGTCACATGCAGGACAGAGTACTCCTGTGACGACAGAGGCAACTCCATTATCCTATTGGCTGACTAACCCTGGGACCAAACAGAAAGGGACTGATAACATTCATGCACAAG GTGACTGGGAGCATTTGACAGCGAGGCCTACTTTGGGACAGACATCTGAGAGCTCCATCCCATTGGCTGAGAAG GCACAGATGCTCAGGCCCCATCTGCTTTGGATTTTGGTTCCGGCCCTACCCTTGGTCGCTGTACTGGTGACTGCAATCGTTTTCCGAATGC GACAGCAGCATAAAACAGGCTATTTTCACGT AGGAAGCACAGGCGAGGTAAGAGGCTGcacgacccctgaccccaccctgGAGCTGGAAACCAGGAAGCCGGAGATGAAGGACATGGTCACCCTGCAGGAAGGAGAGAACGCTGAAAGATGCCCTTGA
- the LOC118223348 gene encoding hepatitis A virus cellular receptor 1 homolog isoform X6 — protein sequence MCTCGCVFEHFTMSALYGHIFLTGLLFYLFPVGECTRVVYGYLGHSVTLPCRYDAGYYGGLHMCWGRGYIPNSGCNNEIISTDGNKVTGRKLDRYNLLGRMKAGDVSLTIRNTVGSDAGIYGCRVHIPGWFNDQKDTVHLILTTAPTTTQTPGTTERETTPSTTTAPVTTTQIPATTNQERTSSPTQGPVITTEGPLSSPLPTGAKTTRTTQNTPVPSDWPTDAEAIGKLATDTSTQVLSHAGQSTPVTTEATPLSYWLTNPGTKQKGTDNIHAQGDWEHLTARPTLGQTSESSIPLAEKAQMLRPHLLWILVPALPLVAVLVTAIVFRMRQQHKTGYFHVGSTGEVRGCTTPDPTLELETRKPEMKDMVTLQEGENAERCP from the exons atgtgtacTTGTGGGTGCGTCTTTGAGCACTTCACCATGAGCGCACTCTATGGGCACATCTTCCTGACTGGACTCCTGTTCTACCTGTTCCCAG TCGGCGAATGCACGCGCGTAGTTTACGGATATTTGGGACACAGCGTGACCCTCCCTTGCAGATACGACGCAGGTTACTACGGCGGGCTGCACAtgtgctgggggcggggctacatcCCTAACAGCGGCTGTAACAATGAAATTATTTCTACCGACGGCAACAAAGTGACCGGGAGGAAATTGGACAGATACAATTTACTGGGGCGCATGAAGGCCGGAGACGTGTCTCTGACCATCAGGAACACCGTAGGAAGCGACGCGGGCATCTACGGCTGCCGCGTGCATATCCCGGGATGGTTCAACGACCAGAAGGACACGGTCCACCTGATCCTGACCACCG CACCTACTACAACACAAACACCTGggactacagagagagagaccactcCAAGTACAACTACAG CACCTGTTACGACGACGCAGATACCTGCCACTACTAATCAGGAGAGGACAAGCAGTCCAACGCAAG GGCCTGTTATAACGACAGAAGGACCTCTTTCATCTCCCCTTCCTACTGGCGCCAAAACTACACGGACCACACAAA ACACGCCTGTTCCTTCCGATTGGCCCACTGACGCAGAGGCTATAGGCAAACTGGCCACTGATACTTCCACACAAG TTCTGTCACATGCAGGACAGAGTACTCCTGTGACGACAGAGGCAACTCCATTATCCTATTGGCTGACTAACCCTGGGACCAAACAGAAAGGGACTGATAACATTCATGCACAAG GTGACTGGGAGCATTTGACAGCGAGGCCTACTTTGGGACAGACATCTGAGAGCTCCATCCCATTGGCTGAGAAG GCACAGATGCTCAGGCCCCATCTGCTTTGGATTTTGGTTCCGGCCCTACCCTTGGTCGCTGTACTGGTGACTGCAATCGTTTTCCGAATGC GACAGCAGCATAAAACAGGCTATTTTCACGT AGGAAGCACAGGCGAGGTAAGAGGCTGcacgacccctgaccccaccctgGAGCTGGAAACCAGGAAGCCGGAGATGAAGGACATGGTCACCCTGCAGGAAGGAGAGAACGCTGAAAGATGCCCTTGA
- the LOC118223348 gene encoding T-cell immunoglobulin and mucin domain-containing protein 4-like isoform X4: protein MCTCGCVFEHFTMSALYGHIFLTGLLFYLFPVGECTRVVYGYLGHSVTLPCRYDAGYYGGLHMCWGRGYIPNSGCNNEIISTDGNKVTGRKLDRYNLLGRMKAGDVSLTIRNTVGSDAGIYGCRVHIPGWFNDQKDTVHLILTTAPTTTQTPGTTERETTPSTTTAPTTTQTPGTTERETTPSTTTAPVTTTQIPATTNQERTSSPTQGPVITTEGPLSSPLPTGAKTTRTTQNTPVPSDWPTDAEAIGKLATDTSTQVLSHAGQSTPVTTEATPLSYWLTNPGTKQKGTDNIHAQGDWEHLTARPTLGQTSESSIPLAEKAQMLRPHLLWILVPALPLVAVLVTAIVFRMRQQHKTGYFHVGSTGEVRGCTTPDPTLELETRKPEMKDMVTLQEGENAERCP, encoded by the exons atgtgtacTTGTGGGTGCGTCTTTGAGCACTTCACCATGAGCGCACTCTATGGGCACATCTTCCTGACTGGACTCCTGTTCTACCTGTTCCCAG TCGGCGAATGCACGCGCGTAGTTTACGGATATTTGGGACACAGCGTGACCCTCCCTTGCAGATACGACGCAGGTTACTACGGCGGGCTGCACAtgtgctgggggcggggctacatcCCTAACAGCGGCTGTAACAATGAAATTATTTCTACCGACGGCAACAAAGTGACCGGGAGGAAATTGGACAGATACAATTTACTGGGGCGCATGAAGGCCGGAGACGTGTCTCTGACCATCAGGAACACCGTAGGAAGCGACGCGGGCATCTACGGCTGCCGCGTGCATATCCCGGGATGGTTCAACGACCAGAAGGACACGGTCCACCTGATCCTGACCACCG CACCTACTACAACACAAACACCTGggactacagagagagagaccactcCAAGTACAACTACAG CACCTACCACAACTCAAACACCTGggactacagagagagagaccactcCAAGTACAACTACAG CACCTGTTACGACGACGCAGATACCTGCCACTACTAATCAGGAGAGGACAAGCAGTCCAACGCAAG GGCCTGTTATAACGACAGAAGGACCTCTTTCATCTCCCCTTCCTACTGGCGCCAAAACTACACGGACCACACAAA ACACGCCTGTTCCTTCCGATTGGCCCACTGACGCAGAGGCTATAGGCAAACTGGCCACTGATACTTCCACACAAG TTCTGTCACATGCAGGACAGAGTACTCCTGTGACGACAGAGGCAACTCCATTATCCTATTGGCTGACTAACCCTGGGACCAAACAGAAAGGGACTGATAACATTCATGCACAAG GTGACTGGGAGCATTTGACAGCGAGGCCTACTTTGGGACAGACATCTGAGAGCTCCATCCCATTGGCTGAGAAG GCACAGATGCTCAGGCCCCATCTGCTTTGGATTTTGGTTCCGGCCCTACCCTTGGTCGCTGTACTGGTGACTGCAATCGTTTTCCGAATGC GACAGCAGCATAAAACAGGCTATTTTCACGT AGGAAGCACAGGCGAGGTAAGAGGCTGcacgacccctgaccccaccctgGAGCTGGAAACCAGGAAGCCGGAGATGAAGGACATGGTCACCCTGCAGGAAGGAGAGAACGCTGAAAGATGCCCTTGA